In one window of Escherichia coli DSM 30083 = JCM 1649 = ATCC 11775 DNA:
- the eptB gene encoding kdo(2)-lipid A phosphoethanolamine 7''-transferase: MRYIKSITQQKLSFLLAIYIGLFMNGAVFYRRFGSYAHDFTVWKGISAVVELAATVLVTFFLLRLLSLFGRRSWRILASLVVLFSAGASYYMTFLNVVIGYGIIASVMTTDIDLSKEVVGLNFILWLIAVSALPLILIWNNRCRYTLLRQLRTPGQRIRSLAVVVLAGIMVWAPIRLLDIQQKKVERATGVDLPSYGGVVANSYLPSNWLSALGLYAWARVDESSDNNSLLNPAKKFTYQAPQNVDDTYVVFIIGETTRWDHMGIFGYERNTTPKLAQEKNLAAFRGYSCDTATKLSLRCMFVRQGGAEDNPQRTLKEQNIFAVLKQLGFSSDLYAMQSEMWFYSNTMADNIAYREQIGAEPRNRGKPVDDMLLVDEMQQSLGRNPDGKHLIILHTKGSHFNYTQRYPRSFAQWKPECIGVDSGCTKAQMINSYDNSVTYVDHFISSVIDQVRDKKAIVFYAADHGESINEREHLHGTPRELAPPEQFRVPMMVWMSDKYLENPVNAQAFAQLKKEADMKVPRRHVELYDTIMGCLGYTSPDGGINENNNWCHIPQAKEASAN, translated from the coding sequence ATGAGATACATCAAATCGATTACACAGCAGAAGCTGAGCTTTTTGCTTGCAATCTATATTGGCCTTTTTATGAATGGCGCGGTTTTTTACCGCCGTTTCGGCAGCTATGCGCACGATTTTACCGTCTGGAAAGGCATTTCTGCTGTTGTTGAACTGGCCGCCACCGTACTGGTGACCTTCTTTTTACTGCGTCTTCTTTCGCTGTTTGGCCGCCGCAGCTGGCGTATTCTGGCATCGCTGGTGGTGCTCTTTTCCGCAGGTGCCAGCTATTACATGACCTTCCTTAATGTAGTCATTGGTTATGGCATCATCGCATCCGTCATGACCACCGATATCGACCTGTCAAAAGAAGTTGTTGGTCTGAACTTTATTCTCTGGTTAATCGCCGTAAGCGCGTTGCCTCTTATCCTTATCTGGAATAACCGCTGTCGTTACACCTTGCTCCGACAACTGCGAACCCCAGGGCAACGTATTCGCAGCCTGGCGGTCGTCGTACTGGCAGGTATTATGGTTTGGGCACCGATTCGTTTGCTGGATATCCAGCAGAAGAAAGTGGAGAGGGCGACAGGTGTTGATTTGCCGAGTTATGGCGGCGTCGTCGCGAACTCTTATCTGCCATCAAACTGGCTTTCGGCATTAGGTCTTTATGCCTGGGCGCGGGTCGATGAATCTTCCGATAACAATTCTCTCCTTAACCCTGCGAAGAAGTTTACGTACCAGGCTCCACAAAACGTTGATGATACATATGTCGTTTTCATTATTGGTGAAACCACGCGCTGGGATCATATGGGCATTTTCGGCTATGAACGCAATACCACACCGAAGCTGGCTCAGGAGAAAAATCTGGCGGCGTTCCGTGGTTACTCCTGTGATACTGCAACCAAACTCTCACTGCGTTGCATGTTTGTACGTCAGGGTGGAGCAGAAGATAATCCGCAGCGCACATTAAAAGAACAGAACATTTTCGCGGTATTGAAGCAGTTAGGATTCAGTTCTGATCTCTACGCTATGCAAAGCGAAATGTGGTTCTACAGCAATACGATGGCGGACAACATTGCTTATCGTGAGCAGATTGGTGCGGAGCCACGTAACCGTGGCAAACCGGTAGATGATATGTTACTGGTAGACGAAATGCAGCAATCGCTGGGGCGCAACCCGGATGGTAAACATCTGATCATTCTGCATACCAAAGGCTCACACTTTAACTACACCCAGCGTTACCCGCGCAGCTTTGCGCAGTGGAAGCCGGAATGTATTGGTGTTGATAGCGGCTGTACCAAAGCGCAGATGATCAACTCATACGACAACTCGGTGACCTATGTGGATCACTTTATTTCCAGCGTGATTGATCAGGTTCGCGATAAGAAAGCGATTGTGTTCTATGCAGCTGACCACGGTGAGTCAATTAATGAACGCGAGCACCTGCACGGCACGCCGCGTGAACTGGCACCGCCGGAACAGTTCCGTGTGCCGATGATGGTCTGGATGTCGGATAAATATCTGGAAAATCCGGTCAATGCGCAGGCATTTGCGCAGCTGAAAAAAGAAGCCGACATGAAAGTGCCACGCCGTCATGTAGAGCTGTACGACACCATCATGGGTTGTCTTGGCTATACTTCACCGGATGGTGGAATTAACGAAAACAACAACTGGTGTCACATCCCGCAGGCAAAAGAGGCGTCGGCTAACTAG
- the dppA gene encoding dipeptide ABC transporter substrate-binding protein DppA, whose protein sequence is MRISLKKSGMLKLGLSLVAMTVAASVQAKTLVYCSEGSPEGFNPQLFTSGTTYDASSVPLYNRLVEFKIGTTEVIPGLAEKWEVSEDGKTYTFHLRKGVKWHDNKEFKPTRELNADDVVFSFDRQKNAQNPYHKVSGGSYEYFEGMGLPELISEVKKVDDNTVQFVLTRPEAPFLADLAMDFASILSKEYADAMMKAGTPEKLDLNPIGTGPFQLQQYQKDSRIRYKAFDGYWGTKPKIDTLVFSITPDASVRYAKLQKNECQVMPYPNPADIARMKQDKSINLMEMPGLNVGYLSYNVQKKPLDDVKVRQALTYAVNKDAIIKAVYQGAGVSAKNLIPPTMWGYNDDVQDYTYDPEKAKALLKEAGLEKGFSIDLWAMPVQRPYNPNARRMAEMIQADWAKVGVQAKIVTYEWGEYLKRAKDGEHQTVMMGWTGDNGDPDNFFATLFSCAASEQGSNYSKWCYKPFEDLIQPARATDDHNKRVELYKQAQVVMHDQAPALIIAHSTVFEPVRKEVKGYVVDPLGKHHFENVSIE, encoded by the coding sequence ATGCGTATTTCCTTGAAAAAGTCAGGGATGCTGAAGCTTGGTCTCAGCCTGGTGGCTATGACCGTCGCAGCAAGTGTTCAGGCTAAAACTCTGGTTTATTGCTCAGAAGGATCTCCGGAAGGGTTTAACCCGCAGCTGTTTACCTCCGGCACCACCTATGACGCCTCTTCCGTACCGCTTTATAACCGTCTGGTTGAATTTAAAATCGGCACCACTGAAGTGATCCCGGGCCTCGCTGAAAAGTGGGAAGTCAGCGAAGACGGTAAAACCTATACCTTCCATCTGCGTAAAGGTGTGAAGTGGCACGACAATAAAGAATTCAAACCGACGCGCGAACTGAATGCCGATGACGTAGTGTTCTCGTTCGATCGTCAGAAAAACGCGCAAAACCCGTACCATAAAGTCTCTGGCGGCAGCTACGAATACTTCGAAGGCATGGGCTTACCAGAGCTGATCAGCGAAGTGAAAAAGGTGGACGATAACACCGTTCAGTTTGTGCTGACTCGCCCGGAAGCGCCGTTCCTCGCTGACCTGGCAATGGACTTCGCCTCTATTCTGTCAAAAGAATATGCTGACGCGATGATGAAAGCCGGTACACCGGAAAAACTGGACCTCAACCCAATCGGTACCGGCCCGTTCCAGTTACAGCAGTACCAGAAAGATTCCCGTATTCGCTATAAAGCGTTTGATGGCTACTGGGGCACCAAACCGAAGATCGATACGCTGGTCTTCTCTATTACTCCTGACGCTTCCGTGCGTTACGCGAAATTGCAGAAGAACGAATGCCAGGTGATGCCGTACCCGAACCCGGCAGATATCGCCCGCATGAAGCAGGATAAATCCATCAACCTGATGGAAATGCCGGGGCTGAACGTCGGTTATCTCTCGTATAACGTGCAGAAAAAACCACTGGATGACGTGAAAGTTCGCCAGGCTCTGACCTACGCGGTGAACAAAGACGCTATCATCAAAGCGGTTTATCAGGGCGCGGGCGTATCAGCGAAAAACCTGATCCCGCCAACCATGTGGGGCTATAACGACGACGTTCAGGACTACACTTACGATCCTGAAAAAGCGAAAGCCTTGCTGAAAGAAGCGGGTCTGGAAAAAGGTTTCTCCATCGACCTGTGGGCAATGCCGGTACAACGTCCGTATAACCCGAATGCTCGCCGCATGGCGGAGATGATTCAGGCAGACTGGGCGAAAGTGGGCGTGCAGGCCAAAATCGTCACCTACGAATGGGGTGAGTACCTCAAGCGTGCGAAAGATGGCGAGCATCAGACGGTAATGATGGGCTGGACTGGCGATAACGGGGATCCGGATAACTTCTTCGCCACCCTGTTCAGCTGCGCCGCCTCTGAACAAGGCTCCAACTACTCAAAATGGTGCTACAAACCGTTTGAAGATCTGATTCAACCGGCGCGTGCTACCGACGACCACAATAAACGTGTTGAACTGTACAAACAAGCACAGGTCGTGATGCACGATCAGGCTCCGGCACTGATCATCGCTCACTCCACCGTGTTTGAACCGGTACGCAAAGAAGTTAAAGGCTATGTGGTTGATCCATTAGGCAAACATCACTTCGAAAATGTCTCTATCGAATAA
- the dppB gene encoding dipeptide ABC transporter permease DppB, whose product MLQFILRRLGLVIPTFIGITLLTFAFVHMIPGDPVMIMAGERGISPERHAQLLAELGLDKPMWQQYLHYIWGVMHGDLGISMKSRIPVWEEFVPRFQATLELGVCAMIFATAVGIPVGVLAAVKRGSIFDHTAVGLALTGYSMPIFWWGMMLIMLVSVHWNLTPVSGRVSDMVFLDDSNPLTGFMLIDTAIWGEDGNFIDAVAHMILPAIVLGTIPLAVIVRMTRSSMLEVLGEDYIRTARAKGLTRMRVIIVHALRNAMLPVVTVIGLQVGTLLAGAILTETIFSWPGLGRWLIDALQRRDYPVVQGGVLLVATMIILVNLLVDLLYGVVNPRIRHKK is encoded by the coding sequence ATGTTGCAGTTTATTCTCCGACGTTTGGGACTCGTCATCCCCACGTTTATCGGTATTACCCTTCTCACATTTGCCTTTGTCCACATGATCCCGGGCGATCCGGTGATGATCATGGCGGGCGAACGTGGGATCTCCCCAGAGCGTCACGCGCAATTGCTGGCTGAACTCGGCTTAGATAAACCGATGTGGCAGCAGTATCTCCATTACATTTGGGGCGTAATGCACGGTGATTTAGGCATTTCGATGAAAAGCCGAATTCCGGTATGGGAAGAGTTCGTGCCGCGCTTTCAGGCCACGCTGGAACTTGGCGTCTGCGCGATGATTTTTGCGACCGCAGTCGGGATTCCGGTTGGTGTGCTGGCTGCGGTTAAACGTGGTTCCATTTTCGATCACACAGCGGTTGGCCTGGCGCTGACCGGCTACTCGATGCCAATTTTCTGGTGGGGCATGATGCTGATCATGCTGGTTTCGGTGCACTGGAACCTGACGCCTGTCTCCGGTCGTGTGAGCGACATGGTGTTCCTCGATGATTCCAATCCGTTAACCGGTTTTATGCTGATCGACACCGCCATCTGGGGTGAAGACGGTAACTTTATCGATGCCGTCGCCCATATGATCCTGCCCGCCATTGTGCTGGGTACCATCCCGCTGGCGGTCATTGTGCGTATGACGCGCTCCTCGATGCTGGAAGTGCTGGGCGAAGATTATATCCGCACCGCGCGTGCCAAAGGTCTTACCCGGATGCGGGTGATTATCGTCCATGCGCTGCGTAACGCGATGCTGCCGGTGGTGACCGTTATCGGCCTGCAGGTGGGAACATTGCTGGCGGGGGCGATTCTGACTGAAACCATCTTCTCGTGGCCCGGTCTGGGGCGCTGGTTGATTGACGCACTGCAACGCCGCGACTATCCGGTAGTGCAGGGCGGCGTATTGCTGGTGGCGACGATGATTATCCTCGTCAACTTGCTGGTCGATCTGCTGTACGGCGTGGTGAACCCGCGTATTCGTCATAAGAAGTAA
- the dppC gene encoding dipeptide ABC transporter permease DppC, whose translation MSQVTENKVISAPVPMTPLQEFWHYFKRNKGAVVGLVYVVIVLFIAIFANWIAPYNPAEQFRDALLAPPAWQEGGSMAHLLGTDDVGRDVLSRLMYGARLSLLVGCLVVVLSLIMGVILGLIAGYFGGLVDNIIMRVVDIMLALPSLLLALVLVAIFGPSIGNAALALTFVALPHYVRLTRAAVLVEVNRDYVTASRVAGAGAMRQMFINIFPNCLAPLIVQASLGFSNAILDMAALGFLGMGAQPPTPEWGTMLSDVLQFAQSAWWVVTFPGLAILLTVLAFNLMGDGLRDALDPKLKQ comes from the coding sequence ATGTCACAGGTTACTGAAAATAAAGTGATTAGCGCACCGGTGCCGATGACCCCGTTACAGGAGTTCTGGCACTATTTTAAACGCAACAAAGGCGCGGTCGTCGGGCTGGTTTACGTCGTCATCGTGCTGTTTATCGCGATCTTTGCCAACTGGATTGCACCCTATAACCCGGCGGAACAGTTCCGCGATGCACTGCTCGCCCCGCCAGCCTGGCAGGAAGGCGGCAGCATGGCGCACTTGCTGGGCACCGATGACGTAGGCCGTGATGTGCTGTCGCGTCTGATGTACGGTGCGCGATTGTCACTGCTGGTTGGCTGTCTGGTAGTTGTGTTATCGCTGATTATGGGCGTTATTCTCGGCCTGATCGCCGGTTACTTCGGCGGCCTGGTCGATAACATCATCATGCGCGTGGTCGATATCATGCTGGCGCTGCCAAGTCTGCTGTTGGCACTGGTGCTGGTGGCGATTTTCGGCCCGTCGATTGGTAACGCAGCGCTGGCGCTGACCTTTGTTGCCTTGCCGCACTATGTGCGCTTAACCCGCGCCGCCGTGCTGGTGGAAGTGAACCGCGATTACGTTACCGCGTCTCGCGTGGCAGGTGCCGGGGCGATGCGCCAGATGTTTATTAACATCTTCCCGAACTGCCTTGCGCCGCTGATTGTTCAGGCGTCGCTCGGTTTCTCTAACGCCATTCTCGATATGGCTGCTCTTGGTTTCCTCGGCATGGGCGCGCAGCCGCCAACGCCGGAGTGGGGCACCATGCTCTCTGATGTGTTGCAGTTCGCGCAAAGCGCCTGGTGGGTCGTGACCTTCCCGGGTCTGGCGATCCTGCTGACGGTGCTGGCATTTAACCTGATGGGTGACGGTCTGCGTGACGCGCTCGATCCCAAACTGAAGCAGTAA
- the dppD gene encoding dipeptide ABC transporter ATP-binding protein, with protein MALLNVDKLSVHFGDESAPFRAVDRISYSVKQGEVVGIVGESGSGKSVSSLAIMGLIDYPGRVMAEKLEFNGQDLQRISEKERRNLVGAEVAMIFQDPMTSLNPCYTVGFQIMEAIKVHQGGNKSTRRQRAIDLLNLVGIPDPASRLDVYPHQLSGGMSQRVMIAMAIACRPKLLIADEPTTALDVTIQAQIIELLLELQQKENMALVLITHDLALVAEAAHKIIVMYAGQVVETGDAHAIFHAPRHPYTQALLRALPEFAQDKERLASLPGVVPGKYDRPNGCLLNPRCPYATDKCRAEEPALNMLADGRQSKCHYPLDDAGRPTL; from the coding sequence ATGGCGTTATTAAATGTAGATAAATTATCGGTGCATTTCGGCGACGAAAGCGCACCGTTCCGCGCCGTAGACCGCATCAGCTACAGCGTAAAACAGGGTGAAGTGGTCGGGATTGTGGGTGAGTCCGGCTCTGGTAAATCGGTCAGTTCGCTGGCGATTATGGGGCTGATTGATTATCCGGGCCGCGTAATGGCGGAAAAGCTGGAGTTTAACGGTCAGGATTTGCAGCGTATCTCAGAAAAAGAGCGCCGCAACCTGGTGGGTGCCGAAGTGGCAATGATCTTCCAGGACCCGATGACCAGCCTTAACCCGTGCTACACCGTGGGTTTCCAGATTATGGAAGCGATTAAGGTGCATCAGGGCGGCAACAAAAGTACCCGCCGTCAGCGAGCGATTGACCTGCTAAATCTGGTCGGTATTCCCGATCCGGCATCGCGTCTGGATGTTTACCCGCATCAGCTTTCCGGCGGCATGAGCCAGCGCGTGATGATCGCCATGGCGATTGCCTGTCGGCCAAAACTGCTGATTGCCGATGAACCAACCACTGCGCTGGACGTGACCATTCAGGCGCAAATTATCGAACTGCTGCTGGAGCTACAGCAGAAAGAGAACATGGCGCTGGTGTTAATTACCCATGACCTGGCGCTGGTGGCGGAAGCGGCACATAAAATTATCGTGATGTATGCAGGCCAGGTAGTAGAAACGGGCGATGCGCACGCTATCTTCCATGCGCCGCGTCACCCGTATACTCAGGCATTGCTGCGTGCGCTGCCGGAATTTGCTCAGGACAAAGAACGTCTGGCGTCGTTGCCAGGTGTCGTTCCCGGCAAGTACGACCGCCCGAACGGCTGCCTGCTTAACCCGCGCTGCCCCTACGCCACTGACAAATGCCGTGCTGAAGAACCGGCGCTGAATATGCTCGCTGACGGGCGTCAGTCCAAATGCCATTACCCACTTGATGATGCCGGGAGGCCGACACTATGA
- the dppF gene encoding dipeptide ABC transporter ATP-binding subunit DppF yields MSTHEATSQQPLLQAIDLKKHYPVKKGMFAPERLVKALDGVSFNLERGKTLAVVGESGCGKSTLGRLLTMIETPTGGELYYQGQDLLKHDPQAQKLRRQKIQIVFQNPYGSLNPRKKVGQILEEPLLINTSLSKEQRREKALSMMAKVGLKTEHYDRYPHMFSGGQRQRIAIARGLMLDPDVVIADEPVSALDVSVRAQVLNLMMDLQQELGLSYVFISHDLSVVEHIADEVMVMYLGRCVEKGTKDQIFNNPRHPYTQALLSATPRLNPDDRRERIKLTGELPSPLNPPPGCAFNARCRRRFGPCIQLQPQLKDYGGQLVACFAVDQDENPQR; encoded by the coding sequence ATGAGTACGCATGAGGCCACCTCGCAACAACCGCTGTTGCAGGCTATCGACCTGAAAAAACATTATCCGGTGAAGAAAGGCATGTTCGCGCCGGAACGTCTGGTGAAGGCGCTGGATGGCGTTTCGTTTAACCTTGAACGTGGCAAAACGCTGGCAGTAGTAGGTGAATCTGGCTGCGGTAAATCGACCCTCGGTCGGTTGCTGACGATGATTGAAACGCCCACCGGCGGCGAACTGTATTACCAGGGGCAGGATCTGCTCAAGCACGATCCGCAGGCGCAGAAGCTACGTCGGCAGAAAATCCAGATTGTCTTCCAGAACCCTTACGGTTCGCTGAATCCGCGTAAAAAAGTTGGGCAGATTCTCGAAGAGCCGCTGCTGATCAACACCAGCTTAAGCAAAGAACAGCGTCGGGAAAAAGCCCTGTCGATGATGGCGAAAGTCGGCCTGAAAACCGAGCATTACGACCGCTATCCGCATATGTTCTCCGGCGGTCAGCGTCAGCGTATCGCCATTGCCCGAGGTCTGATGCTCGACCCGGATGTGGTGATTGCCGATGAGCCGGTTTCTGCGCTGGACGTCTCAGTGCGTGCGCAGGTGCTGAATCTGATGATGGATTTGCAGCAGGAACTGGGGCTATCTTATGTCTTTATCTCGCACGATCTGTCGGTGGTGGAGCACATTGCTGATGAAGTGATGGTGATGTACCTGGGCCGCTGCGTGGAGAAGGGGACGAAGGACCAAATCTTCAATAACCCGCGCCACCCGTACACTCAGGCATTGCTCTCCGCGACACCACGCCTGAACCCGGACGATCGTCGCGAACGTATCAAACTTACCGGTGAACTGCCAAGCCCGCTGAATCCACCGCCAGGCTGCGCCTTCAACGCCCGCTGTCGTCGGCGCTTCGGCCCCTGCATCCAGTTGCAGCCGCAGCTAAAAGACTACGGCGGTCAACTGGTAGCCTGTTTTGCCGTTGATCAGGATGAAAATCCGCAGCGTTAA
- the yhjV gene encoding aromatic amino acid transport family protein, protein MQHNTLPKHDQKLPFTRYDFGWVLLCIGMAIGAGTVLMPVQIGLKGIWVFITAAIIAYPATWVVQDIYLKTLSESDSCNDYTDIISHYLGKNWGIFLGVIYFLMIIHGIFIYSLSVVFDSASYLKTFGLTDADLSQSLFYKVAIFAVLVAIASGGERLLFKISGPMVVVKVGIIVVFGFAMIPHWNFANITAFPQASDFFRDVLLTIPFCFFSAVFIQVLNPMNIAYRKREADKVLATRLALRTHRISYITLIAVILFFAFSFTFSISHEEAVSAFEQNISALALAAQVIPGHIIHITSTVLNIFAVLTAFFGIYLGFHEAIKGIILNLLSRIIDTRKINSRMLTLAICTFIVITLTIWVSFRVSVLVFFQLGSPLYGIVSCLIPFFLIYKVSQLEKLRGFKAWMILLYGILLCLSPLLKLIE, encoded by the coding sequence ATGCAGCACAACACACTACCGAAACACGATCAGAAATTGCCGTTTACACGCTACGACTTCGGCTGGGTTTTATTATGCATAGGCATGGCGATTGGTGCCGGAACCGTGCTGATGCCAGTACAAATTGGCTTGAAGGGAATTTGGGTATTTATTACCGCAGCGATCATTGCTTATCCTGCCACCTGGGTAGTACAGGACATTTATTTAAAAACCCTTTCTGAAAGCGATTCCTGTAATGACTACACCGATATTATCAGTCATTACCTGGGGAAGAACTGGGGAATTTTCCTCGGGGTTATCTACTTTTTGATGATTATCCACGGGATTTTTATCTACTCTCTCTCCGTGGTTTTCGACAGCGCCTCGTACCTGAAAACCTTCGGTTTAACCGATGCCGATCTTTCTCAATCTCTATTTTATAAAGTCGCCATTTTCGCCGTACTGGTGGCGATTGCGTCTGGTGGTGAACGATTACTGTTTAAGATTTCCGGACCAATGGTGGTGGTCAAAGTGGGGATTATTGTCGTGTTCGGTTTTGCGATGATCCCGCACTGGAATTTCGCCAATATAACCGCCTTCCCGCAAGCCTCCGACTTTTTCCGCGATGTCCTGCTTACTATTCCATTTTGCTTCTTTTCCGCGGTATTTATTCAGGTACTTAACCCAATGAATATTGCCTATCGTAAACGGGAAGCTGATAAAGTACTGGCAACCCGGCTCGCGCTGCGTACCCACCGGATTAGCTATATCACGCTCATTGCGGTGATCTTGTTTTTTGCCTTTTCGTTTACCTTCTCAATTAGCCACGAAGAAGCCGTTTCTGCCTTTGAACAAAATATCTCGGCACTGGCACTGGCCGCGCAGGTGATCCCTGGGCATATCATTCATATCACCTCTACGGTACTGAATATCTTTGCCGTACTGACTGCATTCTTTGGCATTTATCTCGGTTTCCACGAGGCCATTAAAGGCATTATTCTCAATCTGTTAAGCCGAATTATTGATACCAGGAAAATTAACTCACGCATGCTGACTCTGGCGATCTGCACTTTTATCGTCATTACGTTGACGATTTGGGTTTCGTTTCGTGTATCGGTGCTGGTGTTCTTTCAGTTGGGAAGCCCGTTATATGGCATTGTGTCGTGCCTCATTCCGTTTTTCCTGATCTATAAAGTCTCACAACTGGAAAAACTTCGCGGGTTTAAAGCCTGGATGATTCTGCTGTACGGCATTTTGTTATGCTTGTCGCCACTGTTGAAGTTGATTGAGTAA
- a CDS encoding type I toxin-antitoxin system toxin Ldr family protein, giving the protein MTLAELGMAFWHDLAAPVIAGILASMIVSWLNKRK; this is encoded by the coding sequence ATGACGCTCGCAGAGCTGGGCATGGCCTTCTGGCATGATTTAGCGGCTCCGGTCATTGCTGGCATTCTTGCCAGTATGATCGTGAGCTGGCTGAACAAGCGGAAGTAA
- a CDS encoding type I toxin-antitoxin system toxin Ldr family protein codes for MTLAELGMAFWHDLAAPVIAGILASMIVNWLNKRK; via the coding sequence ATGACGCTCGCAGAGCTGGGCATGGCCTTCTGGCACGATTTAGCGGCTCCGGTCATTGCTGGCATTCTTGCCAGTATGATCGTGAACTGGCTGAACAAGCGGAAGTAA
- a CDS encoding type I toxin-antitoxin system toxin Ldr family protein codes for MTLAELGMAFWHDLAAPVIAGILASMIVNWLNKRK; via the coding sequence ATGACGCTCGCAGAACTGGGCATGGCCTTCTGGCATGATTTAGCGGCTCCGGTCATTGCTGGCATTCTTGCCAGTATGATCGTGAACTGGCTGAATAAGCGGAAGTAA
- the bcsG gene encoding cellulose biosynthesis protein BcsG has product MTQFTQNTAMPSSLWQYWRGLSGWNFYFLVKFGLLWAGYLNFHPLLNLVFAAFLLMPIPRYSLHRLRHWIALPIGFALFWHDTWLPGPESIMSQGSQVAGFSTDYLIDLVTRFINWQMIGAIFVLFVAWLFLSQWIRITVFVVAILLWLNVLTLAGPSFSLWPAGQPTTTVTTTGGNAAATVAATGGAPVVGDIPAQTAPPTTANLNTWLNNFYNAEAKRKSIFPSSLPADAQPFELLVINICSLSWSDIEAAGLMSHPLWSHFDIEFKNFNSATSYSGPAAIRLLRASCGQTSHTNLYQPANNDCYLFDNLSKLGFTQHLMMGHNGQFGGFLKEVRENGGMQSELMDQTNLPVILLGFDGSPVYDDTAVLNRWLDVTEKDKNSRSATFYNTLPLHDGNHYPGVSKTADYKARAQKFFDELDAFFTELEKSGRKVMVVVVPEHGGALKGDRMQVSGLRDIPSPSITDVPVGVKFFGMKAPHQGAPIVIDQPSSFLAISDLVVRVLDGKIFSEDNVDWKKLTSGLPQTAPVSENSNAVVIQYQDKPYVRLNGGDWVPYPQ; this is encoded by the coding sequence ATGACTCAATTTACGCAAAATACCGCCATGCCTTCTTCCCTCTGGCAATACTGGCGCGGCCTTTCCGGCTGGAACTTCTATTTTCTGGTTAAGTTCGGCCTGTTGTGGGCGGGATATCTTAACTTCCATCCGCTCCTCAATCTGGTGTTTGCCGCGTTTCTGCTGATGCCCATTCCGCGCTACAGCCTGCATCGCTTGCGCCACTGGATTGCCCTGCCGATCGGCTTTGCTTTGTTCTGGCATGACACCTGGTTGCCTGGCCCGGAAAGCATAATGAGCCAGGGTTCGCAGGTGGCGGGGTTCAGTACCGATTATTTAATCGATCTTGTCACACGCTTTATTAACTGGCAGATGATTGGGGCCATTTTTGTTTTATTCGTGGCCTGGTTATTCCTGTCACAATGGATTCGCATTACCGTTTTTGTGGTTGCCATTCTGCTATGGCTGAACGTACTTACCCTGGCGGGACCAAGTTTCTCCTTGTGGCCAGCCGGTCAACCGACGACCACTGTAACAACGACGGGTGGTAACGCAGCGGCAACCGTTGCGGCGACGGGTGGCGCACCGGTAGTGGGTGATATACCCGCACAAACTGCACCGCCAACAACAGCAAACCTTAACACCTGGCTGAATAATTTCTATAACGCGGAGGCGAAACGTAAATCGATCTTCCCGTCTTCGCTGCCCGCTGATGCTCAGCCATTTGAACTACTGGTGATTAATATCTGTTCGCTTTCCTGGTCGGATATTGAAGCCGCCGGATTGATGTCGCATCCACTGTGGTCGCATTTCGATATTGAGTTCAAGAACTTTAACTCCGCCACCTCCTACAGTGGCCCGGCGGCGATCCGTTTACTGCGCGCCAGCTGCGGGCAGACTTCGCACACTAATCTGTATCAACCGGCAAATAACGACTGCTATCTGTTTGATAACCTGTCGAAACTGGGCTTTACCCAGCACCTGATGATGGGACATAACGGCCAGTTCGGTGGTTTTTTGAAGGAAGTTCGCGAAAATGGCGGCATGCAGAGCGAATTGATGGATCAAACAAATCTGCCGGTTATTTTGCTGGGCTTTGATGGTTCGCCGGTTTATGACGATACCGCCGTGCTTAACCGTTGGCTGGACGTTACCGAAAAAGATAAAAACAGCCGTAGTGCCACGTTCTACAACACGCTTCCACTGCATGACGGCAACCATTATCCGGGCGTCAGCAAAACAGCGGATTACAAAGCGCGGGCGCAAAAATTCTTTGATGAACTGGACGCCTTCTTTACTGAACTGGAGAAATCGGGTCGTAAAGTGATGGTGGTAGTGGTGCCGGAACACGGCGGCGCGCTGAAGGGCGACAGAATGCAGGTATCTGGTCTACGTGATATCCCTAGCCCGTCTATCACAGACGTCCCCGTTGGGGTGAAATTCTTCGGCATGAAGGCACCACATCAGGGGGCTCCGATTGTCATCGACCAACCGAGCAGCTTCCTGGCTATCTCCGATCTGGTAGTTCGCGTTCTTGATGGCAAGATTTTCTCCGAAGACAATGTTGACTGGAAAAAACTCACCAGTGGGTTACCACAAACAGCACCGGTCTCTGAGAACTCAAATGCAGTAGTTATTCAATACCAGGATAAACCGTACGTTCGCCTGAACGGCGGCGACTGGGTGCCTTACCCGCAGTAA